A window of Castanea sativa cultivar Marrone di Chiusa Pesio chromosome 1, ASM4071231v1 contains these coding sequences:
- the LOC142619660 gene encoding uncharacterized protein LOC142619660 translates to MWWRIVAECPNNCLSDFMMNSSAIDLGFIGPSFTWSYRREGLANIRERLDQCLCDQGRQTLFPKAGVRHLCNSNSNHNPIMLDTNLETERGSRPFWFEAMWTKEEESKMVVENTWQTRVEGSHGFRLAKKLSVTSAPTKENLNLEASLNLELDEWLAREELRLRQTSRELWVKEGDCNSRFFDLSTIIRRRMNYISEIKLENESWIRDREDIHRYFLDNTLCN, encoded by the exons ATGTGGTGGAGAATAGTTGCAGAGTGCCCAAATAATTGCCTCAGCGATTTCATGATGAATTCGAGTGCCATTGATTTAGGATTCATTGGCCCTTCCTTCACATGGTCATATAGAAGAGAAGGTTTGGCCAACATAAGAGAAAGACTGGATCAGTGTTTATGTGATCAAGGTCGGCAGACCTTATTCCCCAAGGCAGGGGTTAGACATCTCTGTAACTCTAATTCGAACCATAATCCGATTATGCTGGATACCAATTTGGAAACTGAGAGGGGCTCTCGACCTTTCTGGTTTGAAGCAATGTGgaccaaagaagaagagagcaaAATGGTGGTGGAAAATACCTGGCAAACTAGGGTGGAAGGTTCCCATGGTTTTAGGCTAGCAAAAAAACTATCAGTAACTAGTG CGCCCACAAAAGAGAACTTGAACCTTGAAGCATCTTTAAATTTAGAGCTTGATGAATGGCTAGCCAGGGAAGAATTGCGATTACGGCAAACTTCTAGAGAGCTGTGGGTTAAGGAAGGAGATTGCAATTCTAGATTCTTCGACCTTTCAACCATCATTAGAAGGAGAATGAACTACATTTCGGAAATCAAGCTGGAAAACGAGTCTTGGATCAGAGATCGGGAGGATATTCATagatattttttggataatacCTTGTGTAACTGA
- the LOC142639586 gene encoding putative inorganic phosphate transporter 1-9, producing the protein MGLKVLSALDTAKTQLYHFKAIIVAGMGLFTDAYDLFCIPPILRLIGRVYYERAKPKYQSPPGVMSATVAIALLGTAIGQLVFGRLGDRIGRRRVYGIALMIMVVSSLGCGFSICKSRECVLVSLSFFRFVLGVGIGGDYPLSATIMSEFANKRTRGAFIAAVFSMQGFGILASSTVTMVVCAIFDHVSKSNDGTVSVDHTPKGVDIAWRLILMLGAVPAALTYYWRMMMPETARYTALVELNVLQAAKDMEKVLDVSISQIAEDDPQPLHQPSYPLFSKQFLRRHGRDLFSCAASWFLLDIVFYSNNLFQSQIYKKYLGNENNMNAYQDAFNVAKLQAIVAICSTVPGYWFTVYFIDRIGRVKIQQMGFLFMAIVYLAIGIPYYSYWEHNTNAGFMVLYGLTFFFSNFGPNTTTFIVPAELFPARFRSTCHGISGAAGKVGAIIGSVGFLWASHNKKDLEEGYPKAIGMKISLVILGVVCIMGLLVTTFFTRETMGRSLEENENESENENEN; encoded by the exons ATGGGTTTGAAGGTTCTTTCAGCGCTTGACACTGCAAAAACTCAGTTATATCATTTCAAAGCCATAATCGTAGCTGGGATGGGTCTTTTCACTGATGCATATGACCTATTTTGTATCCCTCCGATTTTAAGACTGATCGGAAGGGTGTACTATGAGCGAGCCAAGCCAAAGTATCAGAGCCCACCTGGGGTTATGTCAGCTACGGTGGCGATTGCTCTGTTGGGCACCGCGATTGGTCAACTGGTGTTCGGTAGACTCGGGGACCGAATAGGAAGGCGGCGCGTGTACGGCATAGCATTGATGATAATGGTGGTGAGCTCGCTGGGCTGTGGCTTTTCGATTTGCAAATCGAGAGAGTGCGTTCTGGTGAGCCTCTCGTTTTTCAGGTTCGTTTTGGGGGTTGGGATTGGTGGGGACTACCCTCTGTCGGCAACGATTATGTCGGAGTTCGCTAACAAGAGGACACGTGGTGCCTTCATAGCCGCTGTGTTTTCGATGCAAGGGTTTGGAATCTTGGCATCATCGACGGTCACGATGGTCGTGTGTGCCATATTCGACCATGTGTCGAAGTCAAACGATGGTACAGTTTCGGTTGATCACACGCCCAAAGGAGTTGATATTGCATGGAGATTGATACTGATGCTGGGTGCTGTACCAGCTGCATTGACATATTATTGGAGGATGATGATGCCTGAGACTGCCAG ATATACAGCTTTGGTAGAGCTAAATGTTCTTCAAGCAGCCAAGGACATGGAGAAAGTGTTAGATGTTTCAATAAGTCAGATTGCAGAAGATGACCCGCAGCCACTACATCAACCATCCTATCCCCTCTTCTCAAAGCAGTTCTTACGTCGCCATGGCCGTGATCTGTTCTCTTGTGCCGCCTCATGGTTTCTTCTTGACATTGTCTTTTACAGCAACAATCTCTTCCAATCTCAGATATATAAAAAGTACCTTGGTAACGAAAATAATATGAACGCCTATCAAGATGCTTTCAATGTAGCAAAACTTCAAGCAATCGTAGCAATCTGTTCCACAGTTCCAGGTTACTGGTTCACTGTCTATTTCATTGATCGCATTGGAAGAGTGAAAATTCAACAAATGGGTTTCTTATTCATGGCAATTGTTTATTTAGCAATTGGAATACCCTATTACTCGTATTGGGAGCATAACACAAATGCAGGTTTCATGGTCCTCTATGGGCTCacctttttcttctcaaattttgggCCCAACACTACCACTTTCATAGTGCCTGCGGAACTTTTTCCAGCTAGATTTAGATCTACATGTCATGGTATTTCTGGTGCTGCTGGCAAGGTAGGGGCAATTATTGGGTCTGTTGGATTTTTGTGGGCTTCACATAACAAGAAAGATCTAGAGGAAGGTTATCCCAAAGCAATTGGAATGAAAATCTCGTTGGTAATTTTGGGTGTAGTTTGTATTATGGGATTGTTGGTAACAACTTTTTTCACAAGAGAAACCATGGGGAGATCATTAGAAGAAAATGAGAATGAAAgtgagaatgagaatgagaattag